A genomic segment from Desulfonatronum lacustre DSM 10312 encodes:
- a CDS encoding class I SAM-dependent methyltransferase, with translation MLEKSEPRQSSSQPPSANRDQPEPCRVCEERTVPIFQARILDKHDATYFRCSGCGLIQTEPPYWLDEAYDQAIAVQDVGLVRRNLELAAKLRNILPAHFDPAGRFLDYAGGYGLMVRLMRDEGFDFHRHDPLCANIFAQGFDLTDLPYTPDIPCLPYLAGHRFEAITAFELLEHLEKPAATVRRLLEHTDALLFSTRLQPDPPPRDVDDWWYFCPQTGQHVTFYTLPALRVLAEKTGTTLYSDGTALHLLTRRTFSADPLARPRGVLASLERLLERWRRSLNKRMFPVKPPRSLLPEDARRTACPRPDRPEAFETDRPK, from the coding sequence ATGCTGGAAAAATCTGAACCGCGCCAATCATCTTCCCAGCCGCCTTCGGCAAATCGGGACCAGCCCGAGCCGTGCCGGGTTTGCGAGGAACGAACCGTGCCGATCTTCCAGGCCCGCATCCTGGACAAGCACGACGCGACCTATTTCCGCTGTTCCGGGTGCGGCCTGATCCAGACCGAACCGCCATATTGGCTGGACGAGGCCTACGATCAGGCCATCGCCGTCCAGGACGTGGGCCTGGTGCGGCGCAACCTGGAACTCGCGGCCAAACTGCGGAACATCCTGCCGGCCCATTTCGATCCGGCCGGACGATTTCTGGACTACGCCGGAGGATACGGGCTGATGGTCCGGCTGATGCGGGACGAGGGATTTGATTTTCATCGCCATGACCCGCTGTGCGCGAACATCTTCGCCCAGGGCTTCGATCTCACAGACCTGCCATATACCCCGGACATCCCATGCCTCCCATACCTGGCGGGCCACCGTTTCGAGGCCATCACGGCCTTCGAGCTGCTGGAGCATCTGGAAAAGCCGGCGGCAACGGTGCGCCGTCTGCTGGAGCATACCGATGCCCTGCTTTTTTCCACCCGCCTGCAACCCGATCCCCCGCCCCGCGACGTGGACGATTGGTGGTACTTTTGCCCTCAGACCGGGCAGCACGTCACCTTCTACACCCTGCCCGCCCTGCGCGTGCTGGCCGAGAAAACAGGCACGACCCTCTATTCCGACGGCACGGCCCTGCATCTGCTGACCAGGCGAACGTTTTCCGCTGATCCCCTGGCCCGGCCCAGGGGCGTCCTCGCCTCCCTGGAACGGCTCCTGGAACGCTGGCGACGGTCCCTGAACAAGCGAATGTTCCCGGTCAAGCCTCCGCGAAGCCTGCTTCCCGAGGACGCCCGGCGCACGGCCTGCCCACGTCCCGACAGGCCGGAGGCATTTGAAACGGATCGGCCCAAATGA
- a CDS encoding glycosyltransferase — MTPIPAFCMPWHTAVSNAFQEILTAPLRGMLDIALTPWDQKPQAPLDVLDRDPGRPLIFCQLPPPPELLRRDTARIVWLPMWDNVARWPESFWAGLARSPACPRIVAFSRPVEQLARRFGLPTLRVRFYFAPERFEPVRRDSERTMIYWNRVGLYSEAAIRRICADLAVEKLIHVHRPDPGYDHPGLALPESLGKTQVRTIRDFLPDAEHQRLLGQSSLCLAPRAREGVGLTVLQSMARGACVLAYDGPATNEYVVHGHSGHLFRSYSRAVHKWRKSLGKRWHRLTVKPQPYLYHMVGVGQVGSALRRIDPDHLGATARREHEQGYVNWKSGLEGYAEFLSGWGE; from the coding sequence ATGACCCCGATTCCCGCGTTCTGCATGCCCTGGCATACCGCCGTGAGCAATGCCTTCCAGGAAATCCTGACAGCGCCGTTGCGCGGCATGCTGGACATCGCCTTGACCCCCTGGGACCAGAAACCCCAAGCCCCCCTGGACGTCTTGGACCGTGATCCCGGACGGCCCCTGATCTTTTGCCAACTGCCCCCGCCTCCGGAACTGCTACGCCGGGACACGGCCCGGATCGTCTGGCTACCCATGTGGGACAACGTGGCCCGGTGGCCCGAGTCCTTCTGGGCCGGGCTGGCCCGGTCGCCGGCCTGCCCGCGCATCGTGGCCTTTTCCCGGCCCGTGGAGCAGCTTGCGCGGCGCTTCGGTCTGCCCACGCTGCGAGTGCGATTCTATTTCGCACCAGAACGGTTTGAGCCTGTCCGGCGAGATTCCGAGCGGACCATGATCTACTGGAACCGGGTCGGCCTGTACAGCGAAGCGGCCATCCGCCGCATTTGCGCCGATCTGGCCGTGGAGAAATTGATCCACGTCCATCGCCCTGACCCGGGATACGACCATCCTGGCCTGGCTCTGCCGGAGAGCCTGGGAAAAACCCAAGTCCGGACCATCCGCGACTTTCTCCCGGACGCCGAGCATCAACGGCTCCTGGGGCAAAGCTCCCTCTGCCTGGCCCCCCGGGCCCGCGAAGGCGTGGGCCTGACCGTGCTCCAATCCATGGCCCGCGGCGCCTGCGTTTTGGCCTACGACGGTCCGGCAACCAACGAATACGTGGTCCACGGCCACAGCGGCCATCTGTTCCGCTCCTACTCTCGCGCCGTGCATAAATGGCGCAAGTCCCTGGGCAAGCGCTGGCACCGCCTTACGGTGAAGCCACAGCCATACCTCTACCACATGGTCGGCGTCGGTCAGGTCGGGTCGGCGCTGCGCCGGATCGACCCGGACCACCTCGGCGCGACGGCCCGGCGGGAGCATGAGCAAGGGTATGTCAACTGGAAAAGCGGGTTGGAAGGGTACGCTGAATTCCTGAGTGGATGGGGGGAGTAA
- a CDS encoding glycosyltransferase family 2 protein, which yields MKISIITPTWNRAERLRSSLESVANQRTPPWEHVVVDNLSTDGTAELVAEYARTAPYPVRHLREADGGIYQAMNKGLALTTGEVLHFLNDDDMLFGPDVLTSMSRCLKLTDADIVFGDVVLLDEGHKQVQSYRRHRQMNRLTLVERTITQQAIFYLRDVFDRCGTFDTRLRITADHEWLLRAFLKHGIRGIYLKRPVAVFRIGGVSNDPASEAAHRREREEVTRKYFSPREIRAAQIFRRLARKLPFGAAALNLFVPLRLDVRTLREKNGTLLPDPLAWIDL from the coding sequence ATGAAAATCTCCATCATCACCCCCACGTGGAACCGGGCCGAACGGCTGCGTTCATCCCTGGAAAGCGTCGCCAACCAGCGGACCCCGCCCTGGGAGCACGTCGTGGTGGATAACCTGTCCACGGACGGCACCGCGGAGCTGGTTGCCGAATACGCCCGCACGGCTCCCTACCCGGTGCGCCACCTCCGGGAAGCGGACGGAGGCATCTATCAAGCCATGAACAAGGGCCTCGCCCTGACCACGGGCGAAGTCCTGCATTTTCTCAACGACGACGACATGCTCTTCGGGCCGGATGTGCTGACCTCCATGAGTCGGTGTCTGAAGCTTACGGACGCGGACATCGTTTTCGGGGACGTGGTTCTGCTGGACGAAGGGCATAAGCAGGTCCAGAGTTATCGCCGCCACCGTCAGATGAATCGGCTGACCCTGGTGGAGCGGACCATCACCCAGCAGGCCATCTTCTATCTTCGGGACGTCTTTGACCGGTGCGGGACGTTCGACACCCGGCTGCGCATCACCGCGGATCACGAATGGCTGCTCCGGGCGTTTCTCAAGCACGGTATCCGGGGTATCTACCTGAAACGCCCGGTGGCCGTGTTCCGCATCGGCGGCGTGTCCAACGACCCGGCATCCGAGGCGGCCCACCGTCGGGAGCGGGAAGAGGTCACCCGAAAGTATTTTTCCCCCCGCGAAATTCGGGCGGCCCAGATATTTCGCCGTCTGGCGCGCAAGCTGCCCTTCGGTGCGGCGGCCCTGAATCTCTTTGTGCCCCTGCGCCTGGACGTCCGAACCCTGCGCGAAAAAAACGGAACACTGCTCCCCGACCCTTTGGCGTGGATCGATTTGTAG
- a CDS encoding glycosyltransferase family 4 protein produces the protein MSTLFFVVNQDPFDGSAHGLYCLRNCRALADAAPENTVRLVYPGALLGVPLRASPRDQTVSDDLNRMGLSSPPNLRLHPLPALRRARGRRGVTVNAVYYWACLLFLRRRMRPGDTLASASFAGLTRFLFRRPELERNVRRVYEVHQLTHLEQGPESKAARVEQAVFSDADVLLTTTEVLRDQLQKLVPGKPVTSLGLACGFDPETVPPPEPDASRPFTLAYIGSLYPEQGVQWLMGAWSEIMERVHAPLRLKIAGGSPREVEALRGQTVGREETVQVHGPVAPGKLPRFLQDVDALIIPALNRGRMPYVAITKAYDYPGLNRPILAANLPSIAEVLRPGREAVLFAPEDAAGVADALARIVRDADLVRTLTANCRARREEFTWENRSTAWWQAARP, from the coding sequence ATGAGCACGCTCTTTTTCGTCGTCAACCAGGACCCCTTCGACGGCTCGGCTCACGGTCTCTACTGCCTGCGCAACTGCCGGGCCCTGGCCGACGCGGCCCCGGAAAATACCGTGCGACTGGTCTATCCCGGTGCGTTGCTGGGAGTGCCGCTCCGCGCATCCCCCCGCGACCAAACCGTTTCCGACGACCTCAACCGCATGGGGCTTTCCTCTCCGCCCAATCTGCGCTTGCATCCCCTGCCCGCCCTGCGTCGGGCCAGAGGCCGTCGCGGCGTGACGGTCAACGCGGTCTATTACTGGGCGTGTCTTCTGTTCCTGCGCCGCCGGATGCGCCCGGGAGACACGCTGGCCAGCGCCAGTTTTGCCGGATTGACGAGATTCCTCTTCCGTCGGCCGGAGCTGGAGCGGAACGTGCGACGGGTTTATGAAGTGCATCAGTTGACGCATCTGGAGCAGGGTCCGGAATCCAAGGCGGCCAGAGTCGAACAGGCCGTGTTTTCCGATGCGGACGTTCTGCTGACCACCACTGAGGTTCTTCGCGACCAGCTTCAGAAGCTTGTTCCCGGCAAGCCAGTGACCAGCCTGGGGCTGGCCTGCGGCTTTGACCCTGAAACCGTCCCTCCACCCGAGCCGGACGCTTCCCGCCCCTTCACCCTGGCCTATATCGGCTCCCTCTACCCGGAGCAGGGCGTCCAGTGGCTCATGGGGGCTTGGAGCGAGATCATGGAGCGGGTCCATGCGCCCTTGCGGCTGAAGATCGCCGGAGGGAGTCCTCGGGAGGTGGAAGCCTTGCGCGGACAGACCGTCGGGCGCGAGGAGACGGTCCAGGTCCACGGGCCGGTGGCTCCTGGGAAACTGCCCCGGTTCTTGCAGGACGTGGACGCCCTGATCATCCCGGCCCTGAACCGGGGTCGCATGCCTTACGTGGCCATCACCAAGGCCTATGACTATCCGGGATTGAATCGCCCGATTCTGGCCGCGAACCTGCCCAGCATCGCGGAGGTGTTGCGACCGGGGCGGGAGGCGGTGCTGTTCGCCCCGGAGGACGCCGCTGGAGTGGCCGATGCCCTTGCCCGGATCGTGCGCGACGCGGACCTTGTCCGAACCCTGACGGCCAATTGCCGGGCCCGCCGGGAGGAGTTCACCTGGGAAAACCGTTCAACAGCCTGGTGGCAAGCCGCGAGGCCATGA
- a CDS encoding glycosyltransferase family 9 protein, whose product MKFLFIKLKHIGDSLLLTPMIRSVRAADPQAEIWVVVRRGCEGILAGCPDIDRVLTAAAPEKNKRRPWNWASDFGLAAAVRRERFDYAFELGDGDRGRWLTLISGARHRCANAAGRPLHWWWKRTFTDFSDFWWYKSHQVEKDFYTVSDCLPEPLPLSIPPLSFARERTRPWSPAGNLTRFAVLHPGTRWSIKRWPEQRWRELCARLLERIPAIVLSCGPDPEEVRLCTALSRSAPGRIISTSGQTSWAQLAGLLHRAVLFVGVDTAAMHLAAACSCPTAALFMGSSPIEWAPWQTRHVVIQPEPADEESPPGSPAERISVNMVLQACDELLRDEGRT is encoded by the coding sequence ATGAAGTTTCTGTTCATCAAACTCAAGCACATCGGGGACAGCCTGCTGCTGACGCCGATGATCCGCTCCGTCCGGGCGGCCGATCCCCAGGCCGAGATATGGGTGGTGGTGCGCCGGGGGTGCGAAGGCATTCTGGCCGGGTGCCCGGACATCGACCGGGTGCTCACCGCCGCCGCACCGGAGAAAAACAAACGCCGACCCTGGAACTGGGCCTCGGACTTCGGCTTGGCCGCCGCCGTTCGCCGGGAACGCTTCGACTACGCCTTTGAACTGGGCGACGGCGACCGGGGCCGCTGGCTGACCCTGATCAGCGGGGCGCGCCACCGTTGCGCCAATGCCGCGGGCCGACCGCTGCACTGGTGGTGGAAACGAACCTTCACGGACTTTTCCGACTTCTGGTGGTACAAAAGCCATCAGGTGGAAAAAGATTTTTACACGGTCAGCGACTGTCTGCCCGAGCCGCTCCCCCTGTCCATTCCGCCCTTGTCCTTTGCCAGGGAGCGAACCCGGCCCTGGTCTCCGGCGGGCAATCTGACGCGCTTCGCCGTACTTCATCCCGGAACGCGCTGGTCCATCAAGCGCTGGCCGGAACAGCGCTGGCGGGAACTTTGCGCCAGGCTGCTGGAACGCATCCCGGCCATCGTGCTCAGTTGCGGACCGGACCCGGAAGAGGTCCGGTTGTGCACCGCCCTGAGCAGATCGGCCCCCGGACGGATCATCAGCACGTCCGGTCAAACCTCCTGGGCCCAGTTGGCCGGCCTGCTGCACAGGGCCGTCTTGTTCGTGGGCGTGGACACCGCGGCCATGCACCTCGCCGCGGCCTGCTCCTGCCCCACCGCGGCCCTGTTCATGGGCTCGAGCCCCATTGAATGGGCCCCCTGGCAAACCCGGCACGTGGTGATCCAACCCGAACCAGCGGACGAAGAATCGCCCCCTGGGTCGCCTGCGGAGCGGATCAGCGTCAACATGGTGCTCCAGGCCTGCGACGAGCTGCTCCGGGACGAAGGCCGGACATGA